One window of Paralichthys olivaceus isolate ysfri-2021 chromosome 20, ASM2471397v2, whole genome shotgun sequence genomic DNA carries:
- the sla1a gene encoding src like adaptor 1a: MGNMIKGGLARDKINTQNIDSPQKSSEDNMVVVLQDYPSPDVSEPIYRMGEKLRVLAQDTYWWRVRSVQTGKENYIPNTHAARVYHGWLFEGVERQKAEDLLLLPVNRVGSFLVRESSRERGQYSLSVKHRHIKHYRILRLDNSWYYISPRLTFQCLEDMVNHYSDSADGLCCVLTSPCLSAMTLQPDASATAPPVVMRRNFDWKKVDRRQLVSTDSCSDNMVSYGVRNSIAAYLSFSENQDHAQFKAKSRKKKSKSVYVLPENGLMHYEDF, translated from the exons ATGGGGAACATGATAAAAGGTGGGCTCGCCAGGGACAAGATCAACACTCAGAACATTGACAGCCCTCAAAAGA GTTCTGAGGACAACATGGTGGTGGTGCTTCAGGATTACCCATCTCCTGATGTCAGCGAACCCATCTATAGGATGGGGGAGAAGCTCCGAGTCCTTGCACA GGACACTTATTGGTGGAGGGTTCGCTCCGTCCAAACAGGGAAGGAGAACTACATTCCCAACACTCACGCGGCCAGAGTATATCATGG GTGGCTTTTTGAGGGGGTGGAGAGGCAAAAGGCAGAAGACCTTCTGCTTCTACCTGTGAACAGAGTGGGCTCATTTCTGGTGCGGGAGAGCAGCAGGGAGAGAG GTCAGTATTCACTCTCAGTGAAGCACAGGCACATAAAGCACTATCGCATCCTCAGACTGGACAACAGCTGGTACTACATCTCCCCCCGTCTCACTTTCCAGTGCCTGGAGGATATGGTCAACCACTACTCGG ACTCTGCAGATGGCCTATGTTGTGTGTTaacctctccctgtctgtccGCCATGACCCTTCAACCAGACGCCAGTGCCACAGCTCCGCCTGTAGTTATGCGACGCAACTTTGACTGGAAGAAAGTAGACAG GAGACAGCTGGTGAGCACAGACAGCTGCAGTGACAACATGGTGAGCTACGGTGTCAGAAACAGCATCGCTGCCTACCTGTCCTTCTCTGAGAATCAGGACCATGCACAATTCAAGGCaaagagcaggaagaagaagagcaaaTCAGTTTATGTTCTCCCTGAAAACGGCCTTATGCACTATGAAGACTTCTAG